The following is a genomic window from Paenibacillus thiaminolyticus.
TCTCGCCGCTCAATTTTTCGGTACAAGAAATTCCTGCAAATCTCCATCAATTTCCCGCTATTCCGTTCAAAATGACGATTAGACTGACAAAAAACTGCACTTTTGCAGGAATCCTCTTGATTAGCGCCTGGAGCCGAAGAAATACTGTAAATTCGCAGGATTACTTTACTTAGGCAGCCTCTCCGCTTGAAAAGTGGTCGTATCCGATGCCTCAAGCAGACCAGATCGCCTTTAAATGCAACAAAACCGCCCTATGGCGGTTAAATGATGAATTTATGGAGCGGGTGATGGGAATCGAACCCACGCTACCAGCTTGGAAGGCTGGAGTTCTACCATTGAACTACACCCGCAAATGAATGGTCGGGACGACACGATTTGAACATGCGACCCCCTGGTCCCAAACCAGGTGCTCTACCAAGCTGAGCTACGTCCCGATGTATGTATCCATTTGTTAAAGTGGCGCGCCCTGAGAGATTCGAACTCCCGACCTTTTGATTCGTAGTCAAACGCTCTATCCGGCTGAGCTAAGGGCGCATTTATTCTGGAGCGGACAACGGGATTCGAACCCGCGACCCTCGCCTTGGCAAGGCGATACTCTACCACTGAGCTATGTCCGCAGCTTGTCTCTTCATCATGTTTTATCAGAAGCGACAAGTAATAATATATCATAAAACAAATACAAATGCAATCTGAATTTTATATTTTTTTGTTATTGGTGCAATTTGCAAATATCGGCGCGATGCCGCTCCGTAATATGAGGACAGGTCGTGCAATGAAGCCCTGATTCGCTGCGGAACTTGAGGCAGCACACTTCCCGAATCCTCAATATTTTGCTCTCCTGTGCAGGATTCGGAATGACCGTATAGGTAAATGCCAGCGGATTAGCTTTATATTCGCCGTATAAGGCCCCTGCAGCCTCATGCAGTACCCAATCCCTATCTTCCTGCAAAAGACGGTCCTGCGCCGTTGTATGCTCCTCTGTGGCCAAAGATCGTAATAGCGTTCCAGTACGTTGGCTACGTAAGCTATAGCACCTTAATGGAAATACCGGACACCTGCTTCATCAGTTGAAACAACCGGTTGAGTGCCCCTTGAACAAAAGCTCTAGTGGCCGATCCCGGGCGAGCTTTCGGCCCACCTCCCAATAAGGTTCAAACTCCACCTTACTGATTACATCGATATCCCCGGATGCGTCAATTGTAAGGGTAAAGGACCATTTGTCCGGATCCAGCAGCTGTCCCAGCCTGGAGAAAGCATGCATTACTCCCCCGGCAAGAGGAGGCGCATACCGCTTGATAAAGAGCGAAGCAGCCACCTTATCATCCGCACAACGGTACAGGTGCTTCGCCTCCCG
Proteins encoded in this region:
- a CDS encoding (2Fe-2S)-binding protein, with product MQEDRDWVLHEAAGALYGEYKANPLAFTYTVIPNPAQESKILRIREVCCLKFRSESGLHCTTCPHITERHRADICKLHQ